The nucleotide window ATTCTTTCCAAGGTTTAGGTAAAAAAGGACTTGAATATTTGAAATTAGCAGCAGAAAAATATAATTTGAAAGTAATTACTGAGGCTTTAGATGAAGATAGCTTGAAAATGGTGAATGAATGTGCAGATATAATTCAAATTGGTTCTAGAAATGCTCAAAATTTTGGATTATTGAAAAAAGTAGGGAAATTAAATAAACCAGTATTATTAAAAAGAGGGTTTATGATGACAATAGAAGAATTTTTATATTCTGCAGAATATATAGCGTTTGAAGGAAATAAAAATATTATATTATGTGAAAGAGGAATAAGGACTTTTGAAACTAAAACAAGAAACACATTGGATATTTCTGCAATACCCGTTTTAAAAAAAGAAACACATTTACCAATAATTATAGATCCAAGCCATGCGGCGGGAAGAAGTGATATTATTCCTGATTTAATAAAAGCATCTTTAGCAGTTGGAGCACATGGAATAATGGTTGAAATACATCCAAATCCACAAATAGCATTATCTGATGGAAAACAAAGTTTAATGTTCAAAAGTTTTGAAACAATCGTAAAAGAATTGAAAAAAATATCAAGAGCTTTTGGAGTAGAAATATTATGAAGATAAAACCGATAAGAAAAATAAGAGCAAAAATAATAGTTCCAGCTGATAAGTCAATAACCCATAGAACATTGATACTATCTTCTATGGCGAAGAATGAAAGTATAATACATAATCTTTTAAATGCTAAGGATACAAAAAGAACATATAATATATTAAAAAAGTTAGGTGTAAAATTCAAAGGAGATTCTAACAAGCTGATAGTAGTACCAAAAAACATAAAAGAAATAGAAAGCCCATTATATTGTGGAAATTCAGGAACAACAGCCCGTTTAATGAGTGGCTTTTTAGCATCTAAAAATGGATTATTTATATTATATGGAGATAAATCGTTATCAAAAAGACCTATGAAAAGAATAATTGAACCATTGAATTTAATGGGAGCAGAAATAAAATCAAGAAATGAGAGAATGCCATTAATAATTAAAGGTGGTGAATTAAAGGCTATTGAGTATGAAATGCCTATTCCAAGTGCTCAATTAAAATCTTCTATAATTCTTGCTGGATTAAAAGCTAATGGAGAGACAATAATAAAAGGGGATAAAGGAACGCGAGATCATACTGAAAGATTATTAAAATTTATGAATGCAAATATTGAAATAAAAAAAGATTCAATTAGAATAAGAAAATCTGATCTTGAGCCATTAAATTTCAAAATCCCGGGTGATTTTTCTTCAGCTTCTTTCTTTATAACCCTTGCAATATTACATCCAAACGCAAAAATAGAAATAAATAATGTAAATCTTAATCATACAAGAATAGGAATTTTAAAAATATTAGAAAAAATGAATGCAAATGTTTATTATGAAATTCATGAAAACGAGCCAGAACCAATTGGAAAAATAATAGCTGAAACTTCTAATGATTTAAAAGGGATTGTGATTCCTGAAAAATTAATCCCAAATGCCATAGATGAACTACCTTTACTATCTTTAATTGGAGCTAAAGCACAGGGGAAAACAGTACTAAAAAAAGCTAAAGAATTGAGAGTAAAAGAAAGTGATCGTATAAAATCAGTTGTTGAAAATATGAAAAATATAGGAATTAACATTAAAGAATTAGAAGATGGATTTGAAATAGAGGGAAAACAGAAAATAATTGGTGGGAAAATAAAAACGTATAATGATCATAGAATAGCAATGATGTTTTCAATAGCTGGATTAATAAGTGAAGAGGGAATAGAAATAGACAATACAGTGTCTGTAAATGTTTCTTTTCCAGGGTTTTATAAAGTTTTACTTAATATTACTGAAGAAAGTAAAAAATTTGAATAACAATCAAGTCTTTGCTTTTTGAAGAATTCAAATAATAAAATATATTCAGTTTACATAGAATTTACAAGTAAAAACTCAAAATAAAGAGATTATGAAAGAAAATTCATAATAATAAGAAAATTGTAAATGTTAAAATTTATTATAATGAAATATGAAAGATAATAATGTCGAAGATGCTTAATATCTAAGAAACTTTGATAAAGTATTTGTAATTTTAAATTTTTTGTGGTAAAATATATCCGGAATAAATTTTATATAAGGAGGGGACTGTATGAAGAAACTTTTAGTAGCATTATTGTTAGTATTTTCTATCTTTACATTTGCAGCAGTTATGAACCCCAATACAATCGTTGACGTAACAATTGGGGAACCAGACACATTAGATCCACATCAAGCATATGATACAGCAAGTGGAGAAGTTATTTATAACGTATATGATAACTTAATTCAGTACAAAGGTTCAAGCTTAAGTGAATTTGAACCAAGAATAGCAGAATCATGGGAAATAGACGGAAATACAGTAAAATTCAAAATCAGAAAAGGGGTTAAATTCCACAGCGGAAACGAATTAACACCATATGACGTAGAATACACATTTGAAAGAGCATTAATTGGAAATCCTGGTGGAGGACCAATCTGGATGTTATACGAAGTATTCTTTGGAGATTACTTCAGCTTAAAATCAGCAGTAAAAGGATTAACTGGAAAATCATGGTCAGAATTAGTAAATCCTGAAACAAAAGAACCAGTAAATGATGAAGCAAAACAGATATTATTAGATTTCTATGAAAAATATATAAATTCAAAAGTTGAAGTAGATGGAGATTACGTAGTATTCCATTTAGCAGCACCAAAAGTATACTTTTTAAACATCATAGCTCAGGGTTCATCATGGGGAGCAATATTAGACAGTAAAGCAGCAATGGGATTAGGATTATGGGACGGAAAAGCAGACGGATGGTGGAAATTCCATGATTGGAAGAAAGAAGATTCACCATTATATGCAAAAGAAATAGGTTCAGGACCATACGAATTAGTAGAATGGAACAGAGCAGAACAGAAAGTAACATTAAAAGCATTCCCAGAATACTGGAGAGGTCCAGCAAAAGTTGAAAACGTAGTTATCTGGGGAGTAGATGAATGGTCAACAAGAAAAGCATTATTAGAAAAAGGTGAAGCTGATATTGTAGCAGTTCCAGCACAATACTTAAGCCAGATAAAAGGAAATCCTGATATAGAAATTATCGAAGGATTACCAAGTGTATCTGTAACAACATTAAACTTCAATTGGCAGGTAAAACCAGATTCTCCATATATTGGAAGCGGAAAATTAGATGGAAATGGAATACCTGTAGATTTCTTTGCAGATAAAAATGTAAGATTAGGATTCATATATTCATTTGACTACAAAAAGATGATCGATGAAGTATTAGATGGATATGGCGAATTAGTACCAACAGCAATGCCAAAAGGTTTCTTAGGATATGACGATAATTTACCAAAACCAAAATTCGATTTAAAAGAAGCAACAAAATACTTCAAGAGAGCATTTAGAGGACAATTATGGAGAAAAGGTTTCAAAATGACAATACTTTACAACACAGGAAACGCAGCAAGACAAAAATCAGCAGAATTATTAGCAGATTCTTTAAAGAAAATAAATGCAAAATTCCAGGCAGAAGTTAGAGGTGTTCAGTGGCCAACATTCTTAGATGCAAGAAAAAATGGTAAAATGCCATTATACATCTTAGGTTGGTTAGCAGATTATCCAGATCCAAACAACTTTATTTATACATTCTACCACAGTAATGGTGACTATGGTTATTACTTTGGTGAAAAATATGCACAATTTGCAAACAAACCACAGGCATTCTTTGGTGGAAAAACATTAAATGAAATGATAGAAGAAGCAGCATCATTAACAGATCCTAAAGCTAGAGAAGAAATCTATATTAAAGTACAGGAATTTGTAATCAGAGAAGGATTAGGTGTTCCATTATATCAACCAGTAGGTGTAAGAGTACATAGAAAATGGTTAAAAGGTTGGTATCCAAATTCAATTAGACCAGGTGACGATTATTACGCATACTGGAAATCAGATGAATAATTTAGGAAAATTCAGTTATAACTTTTAATTTTAATTTTAAGGGGAGGGGAAGGTCCTTCCCCTATTTTTTTTGTTTTTTAATATTTTTTTTCTTTAATGTTTTATTTCTATGGTATAATAAATTTGTTTTATAAAATCTTTATGGAGGTGCTTGTATGACGGCGTATATTATCAGGAGGTTATTATTACTACCTCTTATAATTTTCGGAGTAACCTTAATAGTTTTCTCCATGATGCAATTGCTTGGAGAAGACCAGTTGTTAGCTGCATATGTGGACCCTAATTCTCTTGATAAAATGTCAGTAGAAGAATTAGAAATGGTAAAAGAAAAATATGGATTAAACGATGATCCATTTACGCGATACGTAAAATGGATCGAATCTGTTGCACGTGGTGATCTTGGTTGGTCTATAGTTGGTAAAGAACCAGTAACTGATGCAATATTAAACAGATTACCATCGACAGTGGAACTTGCATTATTTTCAATTTTTCCTATTATTGGTATTGGAGTGTGGCTTGGAGTTCAGGCAGCATTGCACAGAAATAAGTGGCAGGATCACTTAATAAGAATATTTTCTATAGTTGGATGGTCCTTTCCAGATTTTGTATTTGGTCTGGTAATATTAATGGTATTTTATAGCTGGCTCGGATGGTTCCCCCCTGGAAGAATTAGTCTGGATATTGAAAACATAATAAAATCTCCAGACTTTCATCAATATACAAAATTAATCACTATTGATGGATTATTAAATGGAAGAATAGACGTATTTTGGGACGGATTGAGACATTTAATAGGTCCAATATTAACATTATCCTACTTATGGTGGGCATACTTAATAAGAATTACAAGATCATCAATGCTGGAAGTTTTAAGTAAAGATTATGTAAGAACTGCAAGAGCAAAAGGATTATCAGAAAAAGTAGTTATACATAAACATGCAAAAAGAAATGCATTAATACCAGTAGCAACAGTTGCTGGCTCCATGATTATTGGGTTAATAATGGGTGTTATTATTGTAGAAACAATATTTGTAAGACCTGGTATTGGAAGTTTTGCAGCAAAAGCTGCAGGACAACTCGATTATGCTTCTATAATGGGAATGTTATTATTCTCATCATTGCTTTTGATAGTTGGAAACTTGATAATCGATATATCATACGCATTAATTGATCCAAGAATTAGATACGAGTGAGGTGAGTAGAAATGAATGAAGAATTTAAAAGAGCACTTAGAAAATTCTATAAAAACCCTTCAGCAATGTTAGGAATAATATTATTAATCTTTTTTATATTGGTAGCAGCATTTGCACCGCTTTTAGCTCCACCTCAAATACCAATAGATCCTGAAATAGAAGATATGGAAGCAATGATAAATAATCTTGAAAATACAAAAAATCCTTCAATAATAGAAGATTTAACATCATCTTTTACAGATTATTATGATTTCACATATGGTTTCTACCTTGATTATGCAAATGATATAAGAAAATTAGAAGAAACATTAAAACAATATCAATCAAACAGAAATGATGAAAATTATAAAAAATTAATAGAAACATTATCTCCTCTAACAGAAGAATATATTTTAGATGCATCATATTTTGACAATCTTGAAAATAACAAAGATGATTCTAAAAAATTCAATGAAGCATTGAAAGATCTTGAAAATGGAATAAAAGGTTTCCTTGCAAAAGCAAAAAATGCGGAAAAAATGAAAGAAGAATTAGATGAAATTACTTCAAAAACAACATCAGTAGATGAGTTTTTGCCGGCAGCAAAAAAATATTTCAAAGATTTAAAGGAAAATTATATAAAAGACTTAAATTATGACCCTTATTTAATGCCTATAGTAACATATGAAAACACTCCACAACCACCATCAAAAGAACATCCGTTTGGAATAAGTAATGGAAGGGACATATATTATGGTGTAGTATGGGGTACAAGAACAGGATTTAAAATAGGGTTGATTGTTGTTATAACTGCAACAATCATAGGATTATTTATTGGTTCAATCTCAGCTTATTTTGGTGGCTGGGTTGATGAAATATTAATGAGAATTACAGATATATTCATGTCAATACCATTTATGTTATCAGCAATGGTGTTGACTACGGTTTTAGGAACTGGGCTAGATAAAGTTATGATAGCTATGATAGTATTTGGATGGATGGGCTCAGCAAGACTTATAAGAGGTAATATTCTTCAGGCTAAAAATGATCAATATGTATTAGCTGCAAAAGCTTTAGGAGTAAAAGATTCAAAAATAATTAT belongs to Marinitoga sp. 1197 and includes:
- the aroA gene encoding 3-phosphoshikimate 1-carboxyvinyltransferase, yielding MKIKPIRKIRAKIIVPADKSITHRTLILSSMAKNESIIHNLLNAKDTKRTYNILKKLGVKFKGDSNKLIVVPKNIKEIESPLYCGNSGTTARLMSGFLASKNGLFILYGDKSLSKRPMKRIIEPLNLMGAEIKSRNERMPLIIKGGELKAIEYEMPIPSAQLKSSIILAGLKANGETIIKGDKGTRDHTERLLKFMNANIEIKKDSIRIRKSDLEPLNFKIPGDFSSASFFITLAILHPNAKIEINNVNLNHTRIGILKILEKMNANVYYEIHENEPEPIGKIIAETSNDLKGIVIPEKLIPNAIDELPLLSLIGAKAQGKTVLKKAKELRVKESDRIKSVVENMKNIGINIKELEDGFEIEGKQKIIGGKIKTYNDHRIAMMFSIAGLISEEGIEIDNTVSVNVSFPGFYKVLLNITEESKKFE
- a CDS encoding ABC transporter permease, which produces MTAYIIRRLLLLPLIIFGVTLIVFSMMQLLGEDQLLAAYVDPNSLDKMSVEELEMVKEKYGLNDDPFTRYVKWIESVARGDLGWSIVGKEPVTDAILNRLPSTVELALFSIFPIIGIGVWLGVQAALHRNKWQDHLIRIFSIVGWSFPDFVFGLVILMVFYSWLGWFPPGRISLDIENIIKSPDFHQYTKLITIDGLLNGRIDVFWDGLRHLIGPILTLSYLWWAYLIRITRSSMLEVLSKDYVRTARAKGLSEKVVIHKHAKRNALIPVATVAGSMIIGLIMGVIIVETIFVRPGIGSFAAKAAGQLDYASIMGMLLFSSLLLIVGNLIIDISYALIDPRIRYE
- a CDS encoding ABC transporter substrate-binding protein gives rise to the protein MKKLLVALLLVFSIFTFAAVMNPNTIVDVTIGEPDTLDPHQAYDTASGEVIYNVYDNLIQYKGSSLSEFEPRIAESWEIDGNTVKFKIRKGVKFHSGNELTPYDVEYTFERALIGNPGGGPIWMLYEVFFGDYFSLKSAVKGLTGKSWSELVNPETKEPVNDEAKQILLDFYEKYINSKVEVDGDYVVFHLAAPKVYFLNIIAQGSSWGAILDSKAAMGLGLWDGKADGWWKFHDWKKEDSPLYAKEIGSGPYELVEWNRAEQKVTLKAFPEYWRGPAKVENVVIWGVDEWSTRKALLEKGEADIVAVPAQYLSQIKGNPDIEIIEGLPSVSVTTLNFNWQVKPDSPYIGSGKLDGNGIPVDFFADKNVRLGFIYSFDYKKMIDEVLDGYGELVPTAMPKGFLGYDDNLPKPKFDLKEATKYFKRAFRGQLWRKGFKMTILYNTGNAARQKSAELLADSLKKINAKFQAEVRGVQWPTFLDARKNGKMPLYILGWLADYPDPNNFIYTFYHSNGDYGYYFGEKYAQFANKPQAFFGGKTLNEMIEEAASLTDPKAREEIYIKVQEFVIREGLGVPLYQPVGVRVHRKWLKGWYPNSIRPGDDYYAYWKSDE
- the aroF gene encoding 3-deoxy-7-phosphoheptulonate synthase, whose product is MDLKLVNRKSINENTIIDLEDVKIGQDYFPIIAGPCSVENKEIIEETAHFLSELNVKIMRGGVFKPRTSPYSFQGLGKKGLEYLKLAAEKYNLKVITEALDEDSLKMVNECADIIQIGSRNAQNFGLLKKVGKLNKPVLLKRGFMMTIEEFLYSAEYIAFEGNKNIILCERGIRTFETKTRNTLDISAIPVLKKETHLPIIIDPSHAAGRSDIIPDLIKASLAVGAHGIMVEIHPNPQIALSDGKQSLMFKSFETIVKELKKISRAFGVEIL